The DNA sequence CAACCCGTCTGAAATCAGCGAACTGATCAAGAGCCGGATTCAAGGCCTTGGCGAAGGCGCTGAGATTCGCAATCAAGGCACGGTCATTTCCGTGACCGACGGTATCTGCCGCATCCACGGTCTGTCCGACGCGATGCAAGGCGAGATGCTGGAATTCCCGGGCAACACCTTCGGCCTCGCACTGAACCTCGAGCGCGACTCCGTCGGCGCCGTTATCCTGGGTGAATACGAGCACATTTCCGAAGGCGACACCGTCAAGTGCACCGGCCGCGTGCTGGAAGTGCCGGTCGGCCCCGAACTGCGTGGCCGTGTGGTCAACGCCCTGGGCCAGCCGATCGACGGCAAAGGTCCGGTCAACGCCAAGCTGACCGACGTGATCGAAAAAGTGGCACCGGGCGTTATCGCGCGTCAGTCCGTGTCGCAACCGATGCAAACCGGCCTGAAGGCAATCGACTCGATGGTGCCGATCGGCCGCGGCCAGCGCGAGCTGATCATCGGCGACCGCCAAACCGGTAAGTCCGCCGTTGCGGTTGATGCGATCATCAACCAAAAGGGCCAGAACATGACGTGTATCTACGTCGCGATCGGCCAAAAGGCATCGACCGTCAAGAACATCGTGCGCGCGCTGGAACAGCACGGTGCGATGGAATACACGATCGTGGTTGCCGCCAACGCTTCCGAATCCGCCGCAATGCAATACATCGCCGCGTACTCCGGTTGCACCATGGGCGAATACTTCCGCGACCGCGGCGAAGATGCGCTGATCATTTATGACGATCTGTCCAAGCAAGCTGTGGCATACCGTCAGGTTTCGCTGCTGCTGCGCCGTCCGCCGGGCCGTGAAGCGTATCCGGGCGACGTGTTCTACCTGCACTCCCGTCTCTTGGAGCGCGCTGCTCGCGTGAACCCCGACTACGTCGAGAAGTTCACCAACGGCGCCGTCAAGGGCCAGACCGGTTCGCTGACCGCGCTGCCGATCATCGAAACGCAAGCCGGCGACGTATCCGCATTCGTTCCGACCAACGTGATTTCGATTACCGACGGCCAGATCTTCCTGGAGACCTCGCTGTTCAACGCCGGTATCCGTCCCGCGATTAACGCCGGTATTTCGGTGTCGCGCGTCGGCGGTGCTGCACAGACCAAGGTCATCAAGAATCTGTCCGGTGGTATCCGTACCGACTTGGCGCAGTACCGTGAACTGGCCGCGTTTGCGCAGTTCGCTTCCGACCTCGACGAAGCGACCCGCAAGCAGCTCGACCGTGGCGCACGCGTGACCGAACTCTTGAAGCAGACCCAGTACTCGCCGCTGCCGATTTCGCTGATGGGCGTATCGCTGTTCGCGGTGAACAAGGGTTACTTCGACGATATCGACGTGAAGCGCGTGCTGGCATTCGAAGCCGGCCTGCATAACTTCATGAAGACCAGCCACGCTGCTCTGCTGAAGAAGATTGAAGACACCAAGCAACTCGATAAAGACGGCGAAGCAGAACTCGCCGCCGCGATTGCCGCCTTCAAGAAAACCTTCTGATCACCGGGCTAAGGAGTAATTACTCATGGCTGCAGGCAAAGAGATACGCGGCAAGATCAAGAGCGTAGAAAGTACGAAGAAGATCACCAAGGCGATGGAAATGGTCGCCGCATCCAAAATGCGCAAGGCGCAGGACCGGATGCGTTCGGCCCGCCCGTACAGTGACAAGATTCGTAACATCGCCGCTCACTTGTCGCAAGCCAATCCAGAGTACACGCATCCGTTCCTGGTTCAGCAAAACGAAGCAAAGACGGTGGGTATCATCGTCGTCACGACCGACAAGGGTCTGTGCGGCGGCATGAACACCAACGTGCTGCGGATGGTGACCAACAAGGTGCGTGAACTCGAAGGTCAAGGCATCAAGACCGAAGCAGTCGCGATCGGCAACAAGGGTCTCGGTTTCCTCAATCGCATCGGCGCCAAGGTCGTGGCCCAGGCTGTCCAGCTCGGCGATACGCCGCATCTGGACAAGCTGATTGGCCCGGTCAAGGTCCTGCTCGATGCGTACGTGGAAGGCAAACTGGACGCGGTCTACCTGTTCTACACCAAGTTCATCAACACGATGAAGCAAGAGTCGCGGATGGATCAACTCCTGCCTCTGGCGTCCGAAAAGATGGAAGCGGACAAGACGTCACTGGCATGGGACTACATCTACGAGCCGGATGCGCAAAGTGTGATCGATGAACTCCTGGTGCGTTATGTCGAGGCGCTGATTTACCAGTCCGTCGCGGAAAACATGGCGTCCGAGCAATCGGCGCGCATGGTCGCGATGAAGGCAGCGTCCGACAACGCAGGTAACGTGATCGGCGAGCTGAAACTGGTCTATAACAAGACCCGTCAGGCCGCGATTACCAAGGAACTGTCCGAGATCGTCGCCGGTGCGGCAGCGGTTTAACTAAAAGAATTAACTTATATTGAAGGAACGAAAATGGCTGATGGCAAAATCGTTCAGTGTATCGGCGCCGTGGTGGACGTAGAGTTCCCGCGTAACGCGATGCCCAAGGTGTACGACGCCTTGAAAATGGAAGGCTCCGAGCTGACCCTGGAAGTGCAGCAGCAGCTGGGTGACGGCGTGGTCCGTACCATTGCGCTGGGCTCTTCCGAAGGTCTGCGCCGCGGCATGATGATCAAGAACACCGGCGCGCCGATCTCGGTGCCGGTTGGTCCGGCAACCCTGGGCCGCATCATGGACGTGCTGGGCAACCCGATCGACGAGCGTGGTCCGGTCAATGCAGCAACGACCGCATCGATCCACCGCAAGGCTCCGCAATACGACGAGCTGTCCCCGTCGCAAGAGTTGCTGGAAACCGGCATCAAGGTTATTGACCTGGTGTGCCCGTTCGCCAAGGGTGGTAAGGTCGGTCTGTTCGGCGGTGCAGGTGTGGGCAAGACCGTGAACATGATGGAACTGATCAACAACATCGCGAAGGCGCACTCCGGTCTGTCCGTGTTCGCCGGCGTGGGTGAGCGTACCCGTGAAGGTAACGACTTCTACCATGAAATGGCGGACTCGAAGGTTGTGGACCTCGAGAACCTGGGCAACTCCAAGGTCGCGATGGTGTATGGCCAGATGAACGAGCCGCCGGGCAACCGTTTGCGCGTGGCGCTGACCGGTCTGACCATTGCGGAATCGTTCCGTGATGAAGGCAAGGACGTTCTGTTCTTCGTCGACAATATCTACCGTTACACGCTGGCCGGTACCGAAGTGTCCGCGCTGTTGGGCCGTATGCCTTCCGCGGTGGGTTACCAGCCGACGCTGGCCGAAGAAATGGGCCGTCTGCAAGAGCGTATTACCTCGACCAAGACCGGTTCGATCACCTCGATCCAGGCAGTGTACGTGCCAGCCGACGACTTGACCGACCCGTCCCCGGCGACGACCTTCGCGCACTTGGACTCGACCGTGGTTCTGTCGCGTGACATCGCAGCTCTCGGTATTTATCCGGCGGTTGACCCGCTGGACTCGACCTCGCGTCAGCTCGACCCGAACGTGGTCGGCGCCGAGCACTACGAGACCGCACGCGCCGTTCAGGGCACGCTGCAGCGCTACAAGGAACTGCGCGACATTATCGCGATTCTGGGCATGGACGAACTGGCACCGGAAGACAAGCTGGTGGTGGCGCGCGCTCGTAAGATGCAGCGTTTCCTGTCGCAGCCGTTCCACGTTGCTGAAGTGTTTACCGGCTCGCCCGGTAAGTACGTTTCGCTGAAGGATACGATCAAGGGTTTCAAGATGATCGCCTCCGGCGAACTCGATCACCTGCCGGAACAAGCGTTCTACATGGTCGGCACGATCGAAGAAGCAATCGAAAAAGCCAAGAAGATCCAGTAATGCCGGTTAGCTCCTCTTCCTAGCGGAGGGGAGCAATTAAGCGGTCTGGTCTTCAGACGAACAACAAAGGTTCTAACATGGCACACACTATTCACGTAGACGTCGTCTCCGCCGAAGAAGAAATCTTCGCCGGCGAAGCCGAGTTCGTCGCGTTGCCGGGTGAAGCGGGCGAGCTGGGTATCTATCCCCAGCACACGCCGCTGATCACGCGCATTCGGCCGGGTGCGGTGCGCATCAAGGTGCCGGGCCAGGCGGAAGATGAGTTTGTCTTCGTCGCCGGCGGCATTCTCGAAGTGCAACCGAACGGCGTCACCGTGCTGGCCGATACCGCGATCCGCGGTCACGACCTGGACGAGGCAAAGGCGACCGAAGCGAAGAAATTGGCGGAAGAAACGTTGTCGAACAAGGACTCGAAAATCGATTATGCGAAAGCGCAGGCTGAATTGGCCGCCGCGATCGCACAATTGGCAGCGATCGAGAAATTGCGCAAGAAACGCTGATGATGCAGGCAGTACAATGAAAGGCAGCTTCGGCTGCCTTTTTTTGTTTTGGCGCCTACTGCGTGCTCGCCGCCCGGCCTGCGCGCATGCGTCGCCTGCACCGAAACTTCGTTTTGTGTCGTTATGTGACGCGGGATTCCCATGATGCTGGATGCAGATGCGATTCGAGCCTTGCTCACCGAAAGCCGCACCATCGCGGTGGTCGGCCTTTCCACCAAACCAGAACGCCCGAGCTACGGCGTGGCCAAGTACCTGCAGCTGCACGGCTACCGTGTCGTCCCGGTCAATCCGACGCACGCGGGCGAACATATCCTCGGCGAATATTGCCATGGCACGCTGACGCAGGCCGCCGATGCAGTCATGCGCGCAGGCGCGCGAATCGACATCATCGATTGCTTTCGCAAGTCGGAACACGTGGCGCCGGTCGTCGACGAAGCGATTGCCGTCGGCGCGCGCTGCGTATGGATGCAGCTGGGCGTGATCGATCACGCCGCCGCCACCAAGGCAGAGACCGCTGGCCTGGCCGTGGTGATGGACAAGTGCATCAAGATCGAACATGCGTTCGTCATGCGTTGAATGCCCGCCAAGTTGCGCCGCTACCTGCCTGAACTGATTGCACTGCCATTGCTGCCCGTTCTGATCGCGCAGGGGCATCGCACGCGCCGCATCACCCCGCGCCTGCCCGAAGCGGGCGGGCCATGCGCGGGTATTGCCGGCACCGGCGCAGGCGAGCCACTGTCTCTGCTGACGGTTGGCGAGTCGCCGGTGGCCGGGGTGGGGGTGGCCACGCATGAAGAAGCGATCACCGGCCAGCTGGCGCGCGTCTTGGCGGTACGCCTGCAGAGGGCCGTCCACTGGCGTGCCTGCGGCAGCAACGGCGTCACCGTGCGCGAGGCGCTGCAGCAGGTCGTGCCCTCCATTCCCGCGCAGGCGGTCGATATCGCGCTGGTGGCGTTCGGCGTCAACGACACCACCGCGTTTCATCCGGTACGCCGCTGGCAGTCCGATCTGCGTGCATTGTTGCAAGCTGTCGACGCGCGCTGCGCCCCGCGCTTGCTGCTGCTGTCCGGCGTGCCGCCGGTCGCCCATTTCCCCGCGCTGCCGCAGCCACTACGCTGGGTCATGGGTCTCAAATCCGCCGCACTGGACGCCGCCGCACGCGAAATGGCGCCGCACCTGCCGCGCGCGTTGTACGTACCGCTCGAACTGGCGGTACGCGACACGAGCATGCTGGCCGTGGACGGCTATCATCCGTCGGCTAAAGGCTGTGCTGCCTGGGCCAAGCTGCTGGCGGATGCATGTCTTTCGCATCTCGGCGGGCAAGCAACCCATGCCGGTTAAGCGCATTACCGCCGCCATAGCTGGCAGCGCTACGCCGACAGCATGACGCGATTGCGGCCTTCCTTCGCGCCGTACAAGGCCAGGTCCGCTTCCTGCAGCAGCATGTCGAAATCCTTGTGTCGTCCCGGCTTGAGAGACGCCACGCCGACGCTGACCGTCACCCGGTCTGCCACGCTGGACGATTCATGCGGCAGGTTCATGTCCCACGCGGCTTGCCGTACGCGTTCGGCCAACTCCAGGGCCTGCCGGGTGTCCACCTGGGGCAGCAGCACTGCGAATTCTTCCCCTCCCAGACGCACCAGTACCTCGTCGACACGTCGAAACAGCGGGGTCAGGGCGGCCGCCAAAGCTGTCAGGCAGCGATCGCCCTGCGCGTGGCCGTAGGTATCGTTGTAGCGCTTGAATTCGTCGATGTCGCACATCAGCACCGACAGCGGCGCATCGCTGCGCAAGGCACGGCGGAATTCCACATCCTTGATGTCGTCGAAGTGGCGTCGATTGGCTAGTCCTGTCAACGGATCGTGCCGGCATAGCCGGTGCAGTTCCCGATTGGCCCGTTGTAGCGCTTGCTGGGCCTCCAGCAGGTTCAATTGCGCGGCCTTGTGGTCGAGCATGTTGGCCGACACGCGTGCCGCCAGTTCAAGCAGCCCTGCCTTTTCGCTGTCGGGAGCAATGACGCATCCGGTCAGGGCGAGCAGGCCGATGGTGTTGCCGTGAACCTCCACGCCGACCAGTGTATATGCGTCGTCTCCAAACAATGTCAGCAGGCGTGCGTCGCCGTCGCCCGAATCGCCGCACAGCCAGACGCGCGACTGGTGATTTGCGAGCAGACGCCGTGGAAGCATTTCCTCGGACAGGAAAACGTCGTTCTGGACGCCATGCATGCGCGGCGCCGGCCATCCGTTTTCAACCCTGAAGCCGCGCCGCCGGCGGTCATGCGTCAACAGCAGGCAGCGGCTGGCCGAAAAATATTCACGGAATGTGCCCAGGCCATGGTCAACTGCGCTGCTAGCCTGCGCCGGCGGCAGGTTGATGAATCGGGTCAGCACGCGAATGACCAGCGCATGAAAGCTGCGCAGGCGCTCGAGCGAATGGGTGCGCTCG is a window from the Noviherbaspirillum sp. UKPF54 genome containing:
- the atpA gene encoding F0F1 ATP synthase subunit alpha, which encodes MQLNPSEISELIKSRIQGLGEGAEIRNQGTVISVTDGICRIHGLSDAMQGEMLEFPGNTFGLALNLERDSVGAVILGEYEHISEGDTVKCTGRVLEVPVGPELRGRVVNALGQPIDGKGPVNAKLTDVIEKVAPGVIARQSVSQPMQTGLKAIDSMVPIGRGQRELIIGDRQTGKSAVAVDAIINQKGQNMTCIYVAIGQKASTVKNIVRALEQHGAMEYTIVVAANASESAAMQYIAAYSGCTMGEYFRDRGEDALIIYDDLSKQAVAYRQVSLLLRRPPGREAYPGDVFYLHSRLLERAARVNPDYVEKFTNGAVKGQTGSLTALPIIETQAGDVSAFVPTNVISITDGQIFLETSLFNAGIRPAINAGISVSRVGGAAQTKVIKNLSGGIRTDLAQYRELAAFAQFASDLDEATRKQLDRGARVTELLKQTQYSPLPISLMGVSLFAVNKGYFDDIDVKRVLAFEAGLHNFMKTSHAALLKKIEDTKQLDKDGEAELAAAIAAFKKTF
- the atpG gene encoding F0F1 ATP synthase subunit gamma → MAAGKEIRGKIKSVESTKKITKAMEMVAASKMRKAQDRMRSARPYSDKIRNIAAHLSQANPEYTHPFLVQQNEAKTVGIIVVTTDKGLCGGMNTNVLRMVTNKVRELEGQGIKTEAVAIGNKGLGFLNRIGAKVVAQAVQLGDTPHLDKLIGPVKVLLDAYVEGKLDAVYLFYTKFINTMKQESRMDQLLPLASEKMEADKTSLAWDYIYEPDAQSVIDELLVRYVEALIYQSVAENMASEQSARMVAMKAASDNAGNVIGELKLVYNKTRQAAITKELSEIVAGAAAV
- the atpD gene encoding F0F1 ATP synthase subunit beta yields the protein MADGKIVQCIGAVVDVEFPRNAMPKVYDALKMEGSELTLEVQQQLGDGVVRTIALGSSEGLRRGMMIKNTGAPISVPVGPATLGRIMDVLGNPIDERGPVNAATTASIHRKAPQYDELSPSQELLETGIKVIDLVCPFAKGGKVGLFGGAGVGKTVNMMELINNIAKAHSGLSVFAGVGERTREGNDFYHEMADSKVVDLENLGNSKVAMVYGQMNEPPGNRLRVALTGLTIAESFRDEGKDVLFFVDNIYRYTLAGTEVSALLGRMPSAVGYQPTLAEEMGRLQERITSTKTGSITSIQAVYVPADDLTDPSPATTFAHLDSTVVLSRDIAALGIYPAVDPLDSTSRQLDPNVVGAEHYETARAVQGTLQRYKELRDIIAILGMDELAPEDKLVVARARKMQRFLSQPFHVAEVFTGSPGKYVSLKDTIKGFKMIASGELDHLPEQAFYMVGTIEEAIEKAKKIQ
- a CDS encoding F0F1 ATP synthase subunit epsilon — encoded protein: MAHTIHVDVVSAEEEIFAGEAEFVALPGEAGELGIYPQHTPLITRIRPGAVRIKVPGQAEDEFVFVAGGILEVQPNGVTVLADTAIRGHDLDEAKATEAKKLAEETLSNKDSKIDYAKAQAELAAAIAQLAAIEKLRKKR
- a CDS encoding CoA-binding protein encodes the protein MMLDADAIRALLTESRTIAVVGLSTKPERPSYGVAKYLQLHGYRVVPVNPTHAGEHILGEYCHGTLTQAADAVMRAGARIDIIDCFRKSEHVAPVVDEAIAVGARCVWMQLGVIDHAAATKAETAGLAVVMDKCIKIEHAFVMR
- a CDS encoding SGNH/GDSL hydrolase family protein, translating into MPAKLRRYLPELIALPLLPVLIAQGHRTRRITPRLPEAGGPCAGIAGTGAGEPLSLLTVGESPVAGVGVATHEEAITGQLARVLAVRLQRAVHWRACGSNGVTVREALQQVVPSIPAQAVDIALVAFGVNDTTAFHPVRRWQSDLRALLQAVDARCAPRLLLLSGVPPVAHFPALPQPLRWVMGLKSAALDAAAREMAPHLPRALYVPLELAVRDTSMLAVDGYHPSAKGCAAWAKLLADACLSHLGGQATHAG
- a CDS encoding GGDEF domain-containing protein; protein product: MNSDADLAKPFRPLRRQVVAWALLYSVLFTLLMTAVLIGINYVDEREAALEQLRFAAASYRKSLANSVWDLDMPAVRLQLDALANFPMVGHATLSTSIGQTIQVGKQAADAEGALTWQEALFSPERPDQIVAQLLLHVDRHAFLHRLQVDAVRVLGAEAVKGVAFGLLMAWLISTLVTRHLSHMAGQVSLLRPTALGRSIVLDRAQRPYRDELDQLCHAFNGLHGQLSGYINRQRELEMELRTHRDSLAGMVAERTHSLERLRSFHALVIRVLTRFINLPPAQASSAVDHGLGTFREYFSASRCLLLTHDRRRRGFRVENGWPAPRMHGVQNDVFLSEEMLPRRLLANHQSRVWLCGDSGDGDARLLTLFGDDAYTLVGVEVHGNTIGLLALTGCVIAPDSEKAGLLELAARVSANMLDHKAAQLNLLEAQQALQRANRELHRLCRHDPLTGLANRRHFDDIKDVEFRRALRSDAPLSVLMCDIDEFKRYNDTYGHAQGDRCLTALAAALTPLFRRVDEVLVRLGGEEFAVLLPQVDTRQALELAERVRQAAWDMNLPHESSSVADRVTVSVGVASLKPGRHKDFDMLLQEADLALYGAKEGRNRVMLSA